The genomic segment CGGCATCGGTCCCCCGCGTGGGGGACAGCAATGTGATAAAACGGCTTTTTTTTATTTCCGCCGTCAGCGTGACCACCGCCGCCGGTGCGAACCAAGACGCCGTCATGCCAATTTTAGCGCGCGCGTCATGTTTTCGATGTGGTTGTCGCGAATGACGATATTATCCTCAATGCGGATACCGCCATAAAGCTTGAAGCTTTCGATGCACGACCAGTTGAAATGCCGGCTGAAGGGGCTGGATCGCCAAGGCTCCAGCAGCGTTTCGATAAAATAAAGACCGGGTTCGATCGTCAACACCATGCGCGGTTGCAGCACGCGCGTACAGCGCAGGTGGGGATAGCGTGACGGCGGCGCCAGGGACGTACCGCGATCATCTTGCATGAAGCCGGCAACATCGTGTACCTGTAATCCCAGCGGATGCCCCAGTCCATGCGGCAGGAACGGCACGGTAACGCCCTCCGCCACCATGGCCTCCTCGCTAAGGTCGCTGATAATCTCGAACTGCCGCAGCAATTTGGCGATTCTGCCGTGCATTTGCACATGGTAGTCGATGTAGTTAATACCGGTTTCAATGGTGGCGATAAGCGCCTGCTGCTCATTATTCATCGCCGTGATTAGCGCGGCGAAATCGCTGTCTTTTTGCGCCGCATAGGTGCGGGTCAGGTCGGCGGCGTAACCGTTATATTCCGTGCCGGCATCGATCAAGGAGCTGTGAAGGTGGTCCGGCGTGCACTGATCCAGGCGGGTATAATGCAATACCGCGGCATGTTCATTCAGGGCGATAATATTATCATAAGGCACATCGGTATCGCGGTGACCGCAGGCGCTAAGGTAGGCGATATTAATATCAAATTCGCACATGCCGGACAAAAAGGCTTCTTTCGCCACTCGATGGCCGTTTACCGCTGATTTTTGCGCCTCGCGCATGCAGGCGAGTTCATAGTCGGTTTTTTATAGGCGCGGTGAAAATGCAAATAATCCAGCACCGGCTGCGGGTTGATGTATTCACTCTCAATCCCCAGGCGGGAGTCGCGCTGCGGCGCCGATCCCAGGTAGGCGACCCTCGCGCGCGGCGGCAACAGCGTAGTCATCTCGTCCGGATCGGCGAACGGCACGATATCCACATACGGCGTCCAAAAGCTATCCGGCAACGGCTCCACGAGATACCAGTAGTCTACCGGCAGGTAATACCAGAGTTTCGGCTTGTTTACCCCGTCCCAGTGCGGTACGCGAGTGACCGGCAGCCAGGCTTTGAAATGGGGATTGACTTTAAACGGGTAGTCATGGTCATCAAGAAAGCGGCCTATCGGCTCGCCAGCATGGATCAGCAATCCATCCAGCTGCTGGCGCTTCAATATCTCCCGGGTGCGCTGTTGGAGTGTGGCGAGATGATCCTGATATAACGAAGAAAGCGATTCCATGTTCAGACCCTATGCGGAACGTAATTGGCCCATATTACCATAGCGCTCCGCCTGGCACAGCGGCCGACCCGTCGAGTGCCGCCTCCCCGCAGGGCCGTAGCCGGCGAATGAAACGGCGCTGATGCGGATGAACCGGCTTAAATAAAGGCGAAAGCGTCACCAAAAATGCGATCGACCACGGCGCTGCGCTCGGCGCAAAAACGTTCACGAGCGATTTTTGCCATTTCAAAGCGCCCCGCGATATAGATATCGTAGGGTTCCAGGGAGCCATAGTCCTGCATCACCGCCATCAGGACGGTACCGGAACGGCCCTGCCATTGTTCATCCGGCTGTTCGACCACGGGTACTACGGACAATTGCGGATGCTGCAGGATAAGCGCCTCCAGCTCGCCTAAATCATAGAGATGGTCCCGTTCACGACCGCCCCAGTATATCGCCACTTTACGCTCGGGCTGGCGCGCCAGCACCGTCAATAAAATCGAGCGCGCGTAGGAGAAACCGGTACCACCGGCGATCAGCACGATGGGCCTGTCGGTATCATCACGCAACCAGGCTTCGCCCTGCGGGACTTCGACGGTAATTTCCCTCTCTTTCAGAATACGATCCATTACGGCCATCGCATACAAATTGAGTTCGGAAGCGCCGATATGCAGCTCGATAAACGACGTTTCCATGGGCGTTGACGCCAGGGAAAAGGGGCGTTTATCGCGTTCATCCATCACCACTATCAGGTACTGCCCGGCGCGGAAGTGGAAAGCCGCTTCCGGTGCCAGCCGTACGCGGTAAACGGTATCAGTGATGGTATCCACGGAAGAGACCTTACAGGTCAATGTTGTCATGCAGTCCCTCTGTCGGGTCATTAAGCAATTCGCCACGGGCGCCGCGTAAATTACGACGCGTGACCATTTTTTAGGATAGCCAGCTGGTCCCAGATAGCGTCAACGCGCGCGCGCACCGTCCGATCCATTTCAATTGGGGTACCCCATTCGCGCTGTGTTTCTCCCGGCCATTTGTTTGTCGCGTCCATGCCCATTTTCGAGCCCAGCCCGGAAACCGGCGAAGCGAAATCGAGATAATCTATCGGTGTATTTTCCATCAAGACCGTATCGCGCGCCGGATCCATACGGGTCGTCATCGCCCATATCACGTCTTTCCAATTACGTGCATTGATATCATCATCGCATACGATAACAAATTTCGTATACATGAATTGACGCAGGAATGACCAGACCCCCATCATTACCCGTTTGGCGTGGCCGGCATATTGCTTTTTGATGGTCACTACCGCCAGGCGGTAGGAGCACCCTTCCGGCGGCAGATAGAAATCCACGATTTCTGGAAACTGCTTTTGCAATATGGGAACGAAGACTTCATTAAGCGCTTCCCCCAATACCGCCGGTTCATCGGGCGGGCGGCTGGTATAGGTTGAGTGGTATAGCGCGTCGCGCCGCTGGGTAATATGGGTTATCGTGAAGACCGGGAAACTGTCTGTTTCATTATAATAGCCGGTGTGGTCGCCATACGGCCCTTCGGTCGCCGTTTCTCCCGCTTCAAGGTAACCTTCCAAAACGATCTCCGCGCTGGCCGGTACCTCCAAATCGCAGGAAACACACTTGACCACTTCGGTTTTGTAACCCCTCAGCAGGCCGGCGAATGCGTATTCGGAGAGCGCATCAGGCACCGGCGTCACCGCGGCCAAAATTGTCGCCGGATCGGCGCCGAGAGCGACCGCGACGGGAAAACGTTTACCGGGGTTTTGCTGCGTCCATTCCTGGAAGTCGAGCGCGCCGCCGCGGTGAGAGAGCCAGCGCATAATGACCTTATTCCTGCCCAGCACCTGCTGACGATAAATACCGAGGTTTTGCCGTTCTTTGTGCGGTCCGCGCGTAACCGTAAGCCCCCAGGTGATAAGCGGCGCGGCGTCGCCAGGCCAGCAGTGCATCACCGGAATACGGCCGAGATCCACATCCTCACCCTGCCAGATCTGCTCTTGGCAAGGCGCGGCGCTGAGCCGTTTGGTCGGCATGTGCAGTACTTGGCGGAATTGGGGAACTTTGTCCAGCAGGTTGCGAAAGCCCTTGGGCGGCTCTGGCTCTTTCAAAAATGCCAGAAATTTACCCACATCGCGCAGTGCGCTAACGCTCTCCTGTCCCATACCGAGCGCCACCCGTTCCGGGGTGCCGAACAGATTGCACAGTACCGGCATGGTATACCCTTTAGGGTTTTCAAACAGCAGCGCCGGACCGCCGGCACGCAGCGTACGGTCGGCGATTTCCGTCATTTCCAGATAGGGATCGATGGGCAAGCTGATTCGTTTTAATTCCCCCCGCTGCTCCAGCAGAGCGAGGAAGTCGCGCAAGTCACGGTATTTCATAGCATCATCAGGAACGGTATTTAGCCTGCATTATAAGATCTGTTTATCAGCCTTGCTGGTCTTTTGTCAAAGATCGGTAAAAATAAGCCCCCCCGTGCCCCACGGCGGCGGCGTCCGGTGCTATATATCTGTTATGGCTTTTGTTATGCTAAGTCTTCGATGAGATAGGTAAATTGTTACTATGGAAGCTTGGTATTTATTATATTGTAAGCGTGGACAATTGCTGTGTGCTAAAGAACATCTTGAACGGCAGGCGGTCGCCTGTTTGACGCCGATGGTAACGCTGGAGAAAATTATCCGGGGCAAGCGCACAGAAACCTACGAGCCGCTGTTTCCAAACTATTTGTTTATCGAATTCGATCCGAAAACCATTCATACCACCACCATCAGCGCTACTCGCGGCGTCAGCCACTTTGTCCGCTTTGGCAGTCTGCCGGTAATCATCCCCGCCGAAGTCATTAAAGAACTGCGCGACCATAGTTTTGACAACGTGACCGATCCTGAAACGCCTTCAACCGGCGGCAAAGTGTTGATCACCGCCGGGGTATTTGAAGGATTACAGGCCATTTATACCGAACCTGACGGCGAAGCGCGCTCCATGCTGCTGCTGAATTTGTTAAATAAACAGGTGTATCAAAGCCTGGATAATCGCCAGTTTCATAAGATCCAATAGCCGGTCCCGGCGAGGATGATGACCCCACATCGCTGAAGGCGTGAGCCGACAAACCTGGAAATCGCCATACCCTAACAGCAACCCTCCTTGCCCTGACGGTATTGCCCATGTCACGGCGTTATTCAGGCTTATCCTCTTCGGGATCGTCTTCTTCCTCAGCGCCTTTGCGCCCTTTACCGACGTAGAACCGGGCGAAGAACACGCCGATTTCAAACAGCAGGTACATGGGTATCGCCAATAACGTTTGGGAAAAGACATCCGGCGGCGTCAGCAGCATACCAATCACAAAGGCGCCGACGAGCACATAGGGCCGCTTCTTGCGCAGGTCCTCCGGCGTCACCACGCCACTCCAGCATAATAGTACGATAGCTACCGGCACTTCAAACGACACCCCGAACGCCATAAACAGCGCCATAACGAAGTCGAGATAGTTGTTAATATCGGTTGCGATAAGCACGCCGCGCGGGGCGGTATGGGCAAAAAAGCTGAAGGCCAGCGGGAATACGACGAAGTAGGCGAAAGCCATACCGGCATAAAATAGCAGAGTGCTGGAGAATAGCAGCGGCATCATCAGCCGGCGTTCATGTTTATACAGCGCGGGGGCCACGAAGGCCCATACCTGGTAAAGCAACAGCGGCGCGGAGACAAATACCGAGACGATGATGGTCAGTTTGATTGGCGTAAAGAACGGCGACGCGACATCGGTCGCTATCATGCTGGCGCCCGCCGGCAACTGCTTGATAAGCGGAGCGGATATCAGCTGATATATATCGTTGGCGAAATAAATCAGCGCCAGAAAGACCACCAGTACGCTGAGGATGCAATAAAGTAGCCGCTTGCGTAGTTCGATTAAGTGACTGATCAGGGGTTGGGTATCATCAACGGCCATGGATTAGCGATCATTATTCAGTGGAAAAGTGGACGATGCCGGCCGCGGGGCGGAGGCCGCGCTGCCGGGCTCCCCTTGGGCTGGCGCTTTCGCGGCGGGCGTCGCGGCCTGGGCGGCCGGATCCGCTACGGAATCGGCCGGCGTCATCGGTGGCGCGTCGGCCTGGCGATCGCCCTCTGCCGGGGTCACACCGTCATGCAACGCCTCGGGATCGGTCACCAGCGGATTGTGAATCATATGCGGCTCAGCCGGATCCAGTGCGGCACTATTGATGCCCTTAAATTCCTTCTTCATGGACTCCGCCGCTTCACGCAGCTCTTCCATCGAGGCTTTCAGCTCCGGCGACAGGTTGTTTTTACTGGCCTCTTCAACTTTTTTCAGGCTGTCCTGCAACTCTTGCAGCTTAAGCTCCTGCGTTAATTCGTTCTGCACCGTCGACGCCATGGATCGTATTGCCCTGATCCAACCTGCCACCGTCCTGACCGCAACCGGCAAACGTTCTGGACCCAGCACCACCAGTCCGATAACGAATACCAGCATCAGCTCACCAAATCCAATATCGAACACGGCTTATACCTGCTCTTTATCTTTATTTTTGGCTTCATCCGGCCGTGCCAGGTCGGCTTTCGGCGCGATGGGCGGCGGGGTAAAGTCGGCATCCTGGGAAGGCTTATCCGACGATTTCGTCGCCGCGTTGTCCTCTTCGCTCATGGATTTTTTAAATCCTTTAATCGAAGCGCCTAAATCCGATCCCAGGCCGCGCAGCTTTTTAGTACCGAATAACAGCACCACGATAGCCGCAATGATCAATAATTGTGTAATGCTGATTCCGCCCATAAATTTACCTCTGTAAAGGGGGTAAAACCCGGTTATAGTTCCACCGACGGCTACGCGGTCCGTCTCCAGCCGATAATCCAACTGACGATACCGGCGGCCATAAGCCAAGCCGGCAGAGAGCTCTCGTCAGCGCTTTGCGTCATTAAAAACGTGCCGCTGAGCAGCAACGTCGCGCCAATGCCGAACAAAAAACGGGATTGGCTTTGTCGCACATGATGAACCCGCATTTCCACCGACAGGCGATCGACACTTTTCTGCAACAGGCGATGTTGCTTGAAACCGTCATAGACGAGTTCGGGCAATTCGGGCAATTTCTCCGCCCAATAGGGCGCCTTCTCCTTCAGCGCGCGCAGAATAGCCGGCAGACCAACCTGATCCTTGATCCACTCTTCCAGAAAGGGCTTGGCCGTTTTCCACAAATCCAACTGGGGATAAAGCTGTCGCCCAACGCCTTCAATATACAGTAGCGTTTTTTGCAGCAAAACCAGCTGCGGTTGCACTTCCATATTAAAGCGACGCGCGGTGTTAAACAGATTCAGCAGCACGTAACCAAATGAAATCTCCGCCAGCGGCTTTTCAAAAATAGGCTCGCAGACGGTACGAATAGCAAACTCGAAATCTTCGACATTGGTATCCGGCGGCACCCAGCCGGAATCCACGTGCAGCTCCGCCACCTTGCGATAATCGCGGTTGAAAAAGGCGATAAAATTTTCCGCCAAATAGCGCTTATCTTCTTTGTTCAGCGACCCGACGATGCCACAGTCGATACCGATATATTGGGGATTCTCAGGGTGTTCAAAACTGACGAAAATGTTGCCCGGATGCATATCGCCATGGAAAAAACTATCACGAAAAACCTGGGTAAAAAAGACCTGTACCCCGCGCTCCGCCAGCAGCTTCATGTTGGTGCCCTGCTTCTCCAGCGCGGCCACATCGTTGACCGGCACGCCATAGATGCGCTCCATCACCATCATGGTTTCGCTGCAATAATCCGGATAGACCTCCGGAATATAGAGCATCGGGCTACCCTCGAAATTTCGTCGCAGCTGGATGGCATTGGCCGCCTCGCGCAGCAGATTGAGCTCATTGAGCAAGGTTTTTTCATACTCCAGCACGACCTCCACCGGCCGCAACCGCCGACCGTTCGGTAGCAAATGCGGCACCCAGCTGGCCAGACGGTACATCAGCCGCATATCGGCCTTAATCATCGGTAAAATATCCGGGCGGATCACCTTGATAACCACCTCTTTGCCGTTTTTCAGCCGGGCGGTATGCACTTGCGCGATGGAGGCGGAAGCCAGCGGCTCCTGCTGAAAATCGTCGAACCAGTTTTCCAGCGACTGCCCCATCGAGCGTTCGATATGCGTGCGCGCGAGGGCTCCGTCAAAAGGCTGCACCCTATCTTGCAGCATCGCCAATTGATCGGCGATGGCCGGCGGGAACAGATCGCGGCGGGTCGAGAGCATTTGGCCGAACTTAATCCATACCGGTCCCAGCTCTTGCAACGCCAGGCGCAAACGTTCGCCCAGCATGCGCTGCCCATGGTTGTTCGGCATCCAAAACAGCAAATTGCGTCCCAGCCGCAGCGGCAGCGTCAACCGCGTTCTCGGGATAAGCTCATCCAGTCCGTAGCTGAGCATAACGCGAATAATCAGATAGAGGCGGCGGATCTCCCCGAATATCATCTGCTGGCCTCCAGTTTATCCAAGCGGGCCGTCAGATTTTCACCGGCCCGGGTGACATCATCCACTTCGTCGCAAAACCACGCCAGTTCCAGAGCCGAAGGCACCAGGCGCCATTCGTCGGTCATCGCCTGCGTCACCCGCCCCTGGCCGGTGCGCAAAAGCCGCCGCGCCTCGGTCAGCCGGCGCGCGACCGCTTGGGTGACGCCTTCAGCGGCAATATCGCCGACCCAGGGCGCCAGCAGCTCCGCCGCGTCGAATTCAGCCATATCCAGCAGCGCGGCGAACTGCTGTATGCACTGCGGATCGTCTTCCACATCGAGAAAGCCCTGCTTGATGAGCTGCGTCAGCCGCTGGCGTTCCAGCAGCGCCGGCAGCGTGGCGAGACGGGTGCGCACCGTGCAATCCGCGACGTCATCCCACGCGTTCAGCACATCCACCTGGCGCTCGCCGAATACCAGAATAACCGGCGTCTCCCATTCGGCCAATTCAAACCGCAAAACTTTACCTTTCAGACGCTCACGGGCGGCGGACATGGCGCGATCTTGATAAAGCAAGCGTTTAAGCACGGCTTCCAGCGTTGCGCTTATCAGCGGCATCAGCAACATGTCATATCCCGATCAGAATTTATAACCGCGGTGCAGGGCCACGATGCCATCGGTCATATTGAAATATTCGGCGCTGTCGAACCCGGCGTCCAGCATCATCGACTTCAGCGTTTCTTGATCCGGATGCATGCGGATGGATTCCGCCAGATAGCGATAGCTGCCGGCATCGCGGGCCACCATTTCACCAATGCGCGGCAGAACGTGGAAAGAATAGAGATCATACGCTTTGTTCAGCGGCTTGAAGCGCGGGGTGGAAAACTCGAGGATCAGCAGTCGCCCGCCGGGTTTCAGCACCCGGTACATCGACTTCAGCGCCTGCTCTTTTTCGGTCACGTTGCGCAGGCCGAACGAAATGGTGATGCAGTCGAAGGTATCGTCCGGGAATGGCAGGGCTTCTGCGTTGGCCTGGACATAGCTGACGTTGCCCAGAATCCCGCGGTTGCGCAGCTTCTCACGCCCCACCTTAAGCATGGAGTCGTTGATATCCGCCAGCATCACTTCCCCTTCTTCACCCACCAGCCGCGAAAACTTGGCGGTCAGATCGCCGGTGCCGCCCGCCAGATCCAGCACCTTTTGCCCGCGGCGCACGCCGCTGCACTGGATAGCGAAACGTTTCCAAATGCGGTGAATGCCGAAGGACATCAGATCATTCATGAGATCGTATTTTGCCGCGACGGAGTGAAAGACATCCGCCACCATCAACGCTTTCTGATCCTTCGCCACGGTGCGGAAACCAAAATGGGTTGTTTCACGCTTGTCTTCATCTGCCATGTTCGTCGTCCTGCTCAATCAGTTTTCAGAGAAGTGTAACAGATGCGTGGTGAAAGCCCCACCGCGGCGCGTCACTCCCGCAGCGGACACTCCTCGCGCGCCTGCCGTGACGGGGCAGCCCCGTCTTGTGCCCCGTCCTCCGGCGGCTCGCGGTTTTCGTCCCGCGCTGGCGCGTCGGCGGCCGGCGAACCGGTTACCGATGCTGGTGCCGGTCCCGCCGCATCCTCGCCGGGGCGAACGGCAAAAGGAACATGGGCGCCTGGCGCGGAGGCGATGGGCCGCTTGATTTCCACGCCCAGGGCGCGGAACCCTTCCGCCTGGCCGATAATATTACCACGCCCGTCGGACAATTTATTCTTCGCCAGCCGATAGCTGGCTTGCGCTTTATCAAGGCTTTGGCCGATAGCGTTGATATCGTCGACAAACAGCCGCAATTTATCGTAGAGGCGCGCCGCGCGATCGGCAATATGCTGGGCGTTGCGGCTTTGATGCTCGTAGCGCCAAAGATTATTTATCGTGCGTAGCGCAACCAGCAGCGTGGTGGGGCTGACCAGCATAATATTGTGCGCCAACGCTTCGCTAATCAGCTCCGGCTGTCGGCCGACCGCCACCATAAAGGCCGGCTCGATCGGGACAAACATCAAGACGTAATCCAGCGAGCGCAACCCTTTAAGTTGCTGATAATCTTTACGGCCCAGCAATTTCATATGGGCGCGCAGTGAATTGACATGCTCGGTTAGCGCCAGTTGGCGTTCAGCCTCATTCTCGCTGTTGAAATAACGTTCATAAGCCACCAGCGACATTTTCGCGTCGATGACCACATCTTTCCCCTGCGGCAGACGCACCACCACATCAGGCTGCAGCCGCCGGCCATCTCCTTGCTGAATGCTGATCTGGGTTTCAAATTCATGGCCTTCGCGCAGACCTGATGCTTCAAGTACCCTGCTGAGCACTACTTCGCCCCAATTGCCCTGCGCCTTGTTATCGCCCTTGAGCGCGCGGGTCAGGTTGACGGCCTCTTGCGCCATCTGCACATTGAGCTGCTGCAAATTCCGGATTTCATGAGCCAGCGTGTGACGTTCGCGCGCCTCTTGGCCGAAGCTGTCTTGCACCTGGCGACGAAAGCCGTCCAGTTGCTCGCGTAGCGGCATCAGCAACCGATCAAGACTTTGGCGGTTTTGCTCATCCACCTTACGTCCGCTGTGTTCAAAGATGCGGTTGGCCAGATTTTCAAACTGCGCCGACAACCGCTGCTCGCTATTGATTAACAGACGCTGCTTTTCTTCCGCCGCCAGCCGGGTTTCCTCCAAACGAATGGCCACCTCACGCAGCTCCGCTTCCTGGCTGCTGTTGATTTCCCGCTGCGCCCGCAGCTCTTGATTAAGCTGCTCGCACTCCTGGCGGAAATGCGCGAGGGAAGTCAAACGCTCCTCGGCGGCGGCCAGCCGGCCGTACTGTTCGCGCTGCTCCCGTTCGCCGTCGCGCAGCGCGAGCTCGGCCTGGCGTCGGGCATGTTGTTCGTCGGCCAGCGCCTGGCGCGCTGCCTGCACCCCCTGTTCGAGGCTTATCCGTTCCGCTTCCTGCGCCAAATGCCGTTGATGCTTCCGGACGCCGGCGATGAGCCAGCCTAGCAATGCGCCAATCAGTGCACCGCCTATACCGTAAAACAGGCCGTAATCCATATTGCCTCCGCCTAACCCCTGCTGACAGTCACGTTAAGGGGGAACTGTATAGATGTCCAGATCCTTTTATTGACCGACGAAATGCGCCAGCCAGCGCAAGCCGAATGCGCCGGACGCCAGCAGGCCGAACGCCCATAGCGCCGCGGACAGCAGATTGGCGAGCTGAAACCCTAGCCGCGGCATACCGCACAGCCCTGCAACGAGCGGCACGACCGCCCGCAGCGGGCCGAAAAAGCGGCCGAGAAAGACGCCGGCTATTCCCCAGCGCATGAAAAATGCGTGGCCGCGCTCTAGCATGGCGGGATGGCGGGTGAACGGCCACAGGTGATAGACCCGCAGCTGGTAGTGGTCGCCTAGCCAATAAGAGAGCCATTCGCCGAAGAAACCGCCGGCGGCGGCAATAAAGACCGACCAAAAAGGGATGCCGACCTCGCCTATTAACGCGCCCAGCCCGAGCAAGATTATCGTCGCCGGCAGCAATAATGACAAAAACGCCAACGATTCGCCGAAGGCCAGCAAAAAAACTATCGGTATGGCCCACACCTGATGCTGGCGTACAAAATCGACAATATGGGAAATCCAGTCTTCCACTAATGCATAATTCCTGACGCATGCCGCGAGCGGAACACCGGAGCGTGGCGCTTCACCTGCGGTCAAGGGGACGAAAACGGTACGAAAGCGCTACCGCCTGGACGCGGTGACCGCCGCCCGCTGGCAAACAACGCCAAGCGTTACGGCTGGGCCGCCACCCTGGCGCAGCGAGCGCCACCCGCGGCTCTATTCGCGTCGTCAGGCGGTCAACAGCAGACGGGCGGCCTCCACGACGATAGTCACGGCATCGCTTTCCGTTTGTTGCAACACCGCCACATCGGGGGTTTCTTGCTGCAGCCGGTTGACGATAACCCCCGCCACCATACCCGCGCGCAGTCCCTGCGTCGCGCACATCGTTAATAAGGTAGCGGATTCCATCTCGTAATTCATCACCCCCATGCCCTGCCACTCCTGCATCGACCCTTTGAACTGCCTCACTACCCGACCAGAGTAAGTGTCGTAGCGCTCTTGCCCGGGATAAAAGGTATCAGAGGAAGCCGTCACGCCCACATGCAGCCGGGCGTCGCTCTTTTTCGCCGCCTGCACCAGCGCGGTGGTGCAGGCAAAATCCGCCACCGCTGGAAATGCCAGCGGCGCGAAGTGCTGGCTGGCGCCGTCCAGACGCACGGCGGCGGTGGTCACCAGCACATCGCCGACATTGATGGCGTTCTGAATAGCGCCGGTGGTGCCCACCCGCAAAAAGGTACGGATGCCGAGTTGGGACAGCTCCTCCACCGCGATAGAGGTAGAGGGACCGCCGATACCGGTGGAGCACACGACCACTGCCTCGCCCGCCAGCTCCGCGCGCCAGGTGGTAAATTCGCGATGGGTCGCCAGATGTACCGGGTTCGCCATCAGCCGGGCGATTTTTTCCACCCGCTGGGGGTCGCCCGGAACGATGGCAAGGGTTGCGCCTGCAAGATCAGAAAATGTCAGGCCAAGATGGAAAACGTCGGACTGCTCCACGGCATATACCTCTACAAAGAATGGATTATCTCGCCGATAATATCATTAATGGCCCGGATTTACCGTGATAAAACCCCATTTTTAACGTCTTCACAACGCCTAGGGCCAGGTCCGCGTGCCGCAAATGGCAACGGCGCGGCGAGCACGGTCCAGAATCACATCGCGGCGACATTGACGGAACCGGCTTCGGCGGCCTAAGTTGACAGGTGTAGCTGTCCCACTGGTGATAATGACAAAAGGTTAATGCCAATGAGCCCTAACGAAACCCTTACCCCTTCCGCGCCGGCTAGCGGTTTTGCCCGCGCCGCGGGCGCGCCGTCCGTCACCGCGATCGTGACCGACGGTGAAAACGTGCTTTCCGGCCCTACCACCGTTCCCAGCCAGGGTGATGCCATGCCCGCGTGGATGGCCCGGCCCGCCGGCCAGCATGACGCTTTGCCGGTGGTCATCGTGGTGCAGGAAATTTTTGGCGTCCATGAGCACATCCAGGATCTTTGCCGCCGTCTGGCCAAAGTCGGCTATCTGGCTATCGCCCCCGAGCTTTATTTCCGCCAGGGGGATCCGGCGCACTATGATGACGTGGGTACGCTGTTGACGGAATTGGTTAGCAAGGTCCCCGACAGCCAGGTGCTATCGGATTTGGACCATACCGCGTACTTTGCGGCAACCCAGGGCGGCGATCTGCGCCGTCTGGCAATAACCGGTTTTTGCTGGGGCGGCCGTATCAGCTGGCTGTATGCAGCGCATAACCCGCAGTTGAGAGCCGCCGCCTGGTATGGCAAATTGACTGGCGATAAAACGTTGACCATGCCCAAGCACCCGGTGGATGTGGCCACCCAGCTCACTGCGCCGGTGCTCGGTTTATATGGCGCACAGGACAAGAGTATTCCGCTGGAAACCATTGAAACGATGCGCCAGGCGCTGCGCGCCGCTAATGCGGACGCGGAGATTGTAGTGTATCCCGAGGCCGGCCATGCGTTTAACGCCGACTATCGTCCAAGCTATCATGCGCCATCGGCGCAGGATGGCTGGCAACGCATGCTCGCCTGGTTTGCCCGCTTCGGGGTAAAGTGAAGTCAAGCGCGGGGCGGGAAGAGTCGCGACGTCCACGACGAACAGCAGCGCAAGGCATGGTACCGCGCGCAGCGCATGCGCGCTCTGGCCAACAAAAAAGGGGCGCAAGCGCCCCGGGAGAATGCGGCGCCACCTTAACCGGATTGCTGATGGCTGCCGCGCTGGTACAAACGCCGGTACGTTCTGCCCCGACGGGGATTTCCCTGGTGTGGAGCAACCTTTCCCGACTGTGGCTTATTATTCCATTAAACTGCTGATGGA from the Candidatus Sodalis pierantonius str. SOPE genome contains:
- a CDS encoding dienelactone hydrolase family protein; translated protein: MSPNETLTPSAPASGFARAAGAPSVTAIVTDGENVLSGPTTVPSQGDAMPAWMARPAGQHDALPVVIVVQEIFGVHEHIQDLCRRLAKVGYLAIAPELYFRQGDPAHYDDVGTLLTELVSKVPDSQVLSDLDHTAYFAATQGGDLRRLAITGFCWGGRISWLYAAHNPQLRAAAWYGKLTGDKTLTMPKHPVDVATQLTAPVLGLYGAQDKSIPLETIETMRQALRAANADAEIVVYPEAGHAFNADYRPSYHAPSAQDGWQRMLAWFARFGVK
- the udp gene encoding uridine phosphorylase; the protein is MEQSDVFHLGLTFSDLAGATLAIVPGDPQRVEKIARLMANPVHLATHREFTTWRAELAGEAVVVCSTGIGGPSTSIAVEELSQLGIRTFLRVGTTGAIQNAINVGDVLVTTAAVRLDGASQHFAPLAFPAVADFACTTALVQAAKKSDARLHVGVTASSDTFYPGQERYDTYSGRVVRQFKGSMQEWQGMGVMNYEMESATLLTMCATQGLRAGMVAGVIVNRLQQETPDVAVLQQTESDAVTIVVEAARLLLTA